A genome region from Phaenicophaeus curvirostris isolate KB17595 chromosome 10, BPBGC_Pcur_1.0, whole genome shotgun sequence includes the following:
- the PAQR9 gene encoding membrane progestin receptor epsilon — protein sequence MSDAAGERGGARAGEDAEPPARPSALLRWDEVPEDFVECFILSGYRRLRCSARECVASVLQPTNETLNFWTHFIPLLLFLSRFGRLLLLRGAGDLPFHHPALLPLWCYASGVLLTFAMSCTAHLFSCLSPRLRAAFFYLDYASISYYGFASTVAYSYYLLPGLSLLDAGAVSRLVQQRLGWQLDCEAPIAAYRAMVLPVALALAVGCTAACCRSRAACCAYPFAVRTFVFAMPLSMACPIMLESLFFDLRTRNPTLFVYFYRRYFWLLVAAFFNVSKIPERIQPGLFDIVGHSHQLFHIFTFLSIYDQVHYVEDGLAEFLKAPLAAPTYLGTVGYMLLLTLCLAVVVRKFLGVADVCKQD from the coding sequence ATGAGCGATGCTGCGGGGGAGCGCGGGGGAGCGCGGGCGGGCGAGGACGCGGAGCCGCCCGCCCGTCCGTCCGCGCTGCTGCGCTGGGACGAGGTGCCCGAGGACTTCGTGGAGTGCTTCATCCTCTCTGGGTACCGGCGGCTGCGCTGCTCGGCGCGGGAGTGCGTGGCCTCGGTGCTGCAACCCACCAACGAGACCCTCAACTTCTGGACGCACTTCATCccgctgctgctgttcctgagCCGGTTcgggcggctgctgctgctgcggggcGCGGGGGACCTGCCCTTCCACCACCCGGCGCTGCTGCCGCTCTGGTGCTACGCCTCGGGGGTGCTGCTCACCTTCGCCATGAGCTGCACGGCCCACCTCTTCAGCTGCCTCTCCCCGCGCCTCCGCGCAGCCTTCTTCTACCTGGACTACGCCTCCATCAGCTACTACGGCTTCGCCAGCACCGTGGCTTATTCCTACTACCTGCTGCCGGGGCTGAGCCTGCTGGACGCGGGGGCCGTGAGCCGCCTGGTGCAGCAGCGGCTGGGCTGGCAGCTGGACTGCGAGGCGCCCATCGCGGCCTATCGCGCCATGGTGCTGCCCGTCGCCTTGGCCTTGGCCGTGGGCTGCACGGCCGCCTGCTGCCGCAGCCGCGCCGCCTGCTGCGCCTACCCCTTCGCCGTGCGCACCTTCGTCTTCGCCATGCCGCTGAGCATGGCCTGCCCCATCATGCTCGAGAGCCTCTTCTTCGACCTCCGCACGCGCAACCCCACGCTCTTCGTCTACTTCTACCGGCGCTACTTCTGGCTGCTGGTGGCCGCCTTCTTCAACGTTAGCAAAATCCCCGAGCGCATCCAGCCGGGGCTCTTCGACATCGTGGGGCACAGCCACCAGCTGTTCCATATCTTCACCTTCCTCAGCATCTACGACCAGGTGCACTACGTGGAGGACGGGCTGGCCGAGTTCCTCAAGGCGCCTTTGGCCGCCCCCACCTACCTGGGCACCGTGGGCTACATGCTGCTCCTGACGCTCTGCTTGGCCGTGGTCGTCAGGAAGTTCCTTGGCGTCGCGGACGTCTGTAAGCAGGACTAG